A region of Moorena producens PAL-8-15-08-1 DNA encodes the following proteins:
- a CDS encoding Uma2 family endonuclease — MAISSIFINQTALSTLQNLPGILLSILLLTKFMQSPSITNSLNAFLQQPNIEASPAWEFIHGHPKQKPMPTLFHSRLQRNLVNAINNQTQAYEAIQELRCIIPPLSPVPDIVVVKSDRLRDQDGPLEGSRLLVN; from the coding sequence ATGGCAATATCATCTATTTTTATCAACCAAACAGCCCTTAGCACCCTACAAAATCTACCTGGAATATTGCTAAGCATTCTTCTGCTAACAAAATTCATGCAATCACCCAGCATTACTAACTCCTTAAACGCTTTTCTCCAACAACCTAATATAGAAGCATCTCCTGCTTGGGAATTCATCCATGGACACCCGAAGCAAAAGCCTATGCCAACATTGTTTCATTCCCGCCTCCAACGCAACCTCGTAAACGCCATCAACAATCAAACCCAAGCATACGAAGCTATTCAAGAACTCCGGTGCATCATTCCGCCCTTATCCCCTGTACCAGATATTGTCGTTGTTAAAAGCGATCGCCTCAGGGATCAAGATGGCCCGCTGGAAGGTTCACGCCTTCTGGTTAATTGA
- a CDS encoding type II toxin-antitoxin system VapC family toxin, whose amino-acid sequence MYLLDTNHCSRIIFGEPTLIQQLQLHSEADVATSVIVLGELFYMVAKSERTAANMQQVRAFLNMIDLYPITLPIAEIYGSIKGKLITAFGPKDKTKRRNFNPQTLGFGDNDLIDCCYSNSLQPHSCVCRQ is encoded by the coding sequence ATGTATTTACTCGACACCAACCACTGTAGTCGCATCATCTTTGGTGAACCTACCCTGATTCAGCAGCTACAACTACACAGTGAAGCGGATGTTGCCACCAGTGTCATCGTCCTTGGAGAACTTTTCTATATGGTAGCAAAATCTGAGCGAACAGCAGCTAATATGCAGCAAGTCAGAGCTTTTCTCAACATGATCGACCTTTACCCTATCACCCTTCCAATTGCTGAAATTTACGGCTCGATCAAAGGAAAGCTGATTACTGCTTTCGGTCCCAAAGATAAGACAAAGCGACGGAACTTCAACCCACAAACCCTTGGCTTTGGAGACAACGATCTCATCGATTGCTGCTACAGCAATTCATTACAACCTCACAGTTGTGTCTGCCGACAATGA